The following coding sequences are from one Phenylobacterium glaciei window:
- a CDS encoding efflux RND transporter permease subunit, translating to MLSDISVRRPVLAAVAAIILCVVGLACFTSLSVRELPSVDPPVVSVSTTYRGASAEVVEERITEVIERQVAGIQGIDRVNSSSRDGSSRINVSFSLDRDLDTAANDVRDAVSRVTSQLPDQADPPQIAKANADGSPIMFLAFSSTSLNRLQLSDYANRYLVERISTIPGVAQVNLGGSQLYSMRIWLDPQAMASRGITVDDVEAALNAQNLELPAGALEAPAKDFTIRVARGYSTPQQFKELPVTSGTRAAAAATSVAGSAGALGSTAGADGAVGATDQGENAYVTRLGDIARVEEGPDERRRTFRSNGRDMVGIAITRQSQANDLEISKGISDQLPEINKSLPKGTKLEIAVDFTVFTKHAIQEVWITMLISLGLVALVNFVFLGTWRAAIIPSVVAPICILSTFIVLAPLGFSINLLTLLALVLAIGLVVDDAIVVVENIQRRVDEGEPPVVAAQRGARQVFFAVVATTIVLISVFAPLMFLPGYIGKLFVELAVAITAAVAFSALLALSLSPMLASKLLRPAHGEGFIARRVDAGMNRLRNSYHASLDALLGRRAASVAAVSLVVVLAGLAFALFTVLPRELVPNEDRGRVDINIQGPEGAGYDYTLPAAKQVEARLQGLLKDGTITRYTLGVPRFGQNQFNTGNANAALPDDAAHKISSQELAAQLNKDFSKITAIRAIASVRPSLQRGGGGPGGGGGNVDLIVVGNEYPEIERLIRPLMTAVQANPGMARPRLDYEPTSPRLLVDLDRDKAATLGVSAKSVGRALETMFGSRKVTTYIRDGQEYDVILQTDRANRQNENDLANLYVRTGSGATVPLSSVVSTHVRGDTPDRARVDRLRAITLSVQLNPGYTVGEAVTFLQAEVAKHPGTTVKWGGTARDYLEAGGAVGLAFGMALLLVFLVLAAQFESWIHPAVIMLTVPVAVLGGLFGLLVAGSTINTYSQIGLIILVGIAAKNGILIVEFANQLRDDGLSIREAVIESASLRLRPIIMTSISAAAGAVPLIVWGGAGGESRKTIGVVIFFGAIFTTLLTLFIVPVFYNMLARFTKSPLATARRIEAFEEAEQTRAANAAE from the coding sequence ATGCTCTCCGACATTTCCGTCCGCCGCCCGGTGCTCGCTGCGGTGGCGGCGATCATTCTGTGCGTGGTGGGCCTGGCCTGCTTCACCTCGCTGTCGGTTCGCGAGCTTCCCAGCGTCGATCCGCCGGTGGTCTCGGTCTCCACCACCTATCGCGGCGCCTCGGCTGAAGTGGTCGAGGAGCGGATCACCGAGGTGATCGAGCGCCAGGTGGCGGGCATCCAGGGCATTGACCGGGTGAACTCCTCGTCGCGGGACGGCTCCTCGCGGATCAACGTGTCCTTCTCCCTCGACCGCGACCTCGACACCGCGGCCAATGACGTGCGTGACGCCGTCAGCCGGGTGACCTCACAGCTGCCCGACCAGGCCGATCCGCCGCAGATCGCCAAGGCGAACGCCGACGGCTCGCCGATCATGTTCCTGGCCTTCTCGTCGACGAGCCTGAACCGGCTGCAGCTCTCCGACTACGCCAACCGCTACCTGGTGGAGCGGATCTCCACGATCCCGGGCGTAGCCCAGGTGAATCTGGGCGGCAGTCAGCTCTATTCGATGCGTATCTGGCTCGATCCGCAGGCCATGGCCTCGCGCGGCATCACCGTCGACGACGTCGAGGCCGCGCTGAACGCCCAGAACCTGGAGCTTCCGGCCGGCGCCCTGGAGGCGCCCGCCAAGGACTTCACCATCCGGGTCGCCCGCGGCTATTCCACGCCGCAGCAGTTCAAGGAGCTGCCGGTCACCTCGGGGACCCGCGCCGCCGCGGCCGCCACCAGCGTCGCCGGATCGGCTGGCGCGCTCGGCTCCACCGCCGGCGCCGACGGCGCGGTCGGCGCCACCGACCAGGGCGAGAACGCCTATGTCACCCGCCTGGGCGACATCGCCCGGGTGGAGGAGGGGCCCGACGAGCGCCGCCGCACCTTCCGGTCCAACGGCCGCGACATGGTCGGCATCGCCATCACCCGTCAGTCCCAGGCCAACGACCTGGAGATCTCCAAGGGCATCAGCGATCAGCTGCCGGAGATCAACAAGTCCCTGCCCAAGGGCACCAAGCTGGAGATCGCGGTCGACTTCACGGTCTTCACCAAGCACGCGATCCAGGAGGTCTGGATCACCATGCTGATCTCGCTGGGGCTGGTGGCCCTGGTGAACTTCGTCTTCCTCGGCACCTGGCGGGCGGCGATCATCCCCTCGGTGGTGGCGCCGATCTGTATCCTGTCGACCTTCATCGTCCTCGCCCCGCTAGGCTTCTCCATCAACCTTCTGACCCTGCTGGCCCTGGTGTTGGCGATCGGTCTGGTGGTGGATGACGCCATCGTGGTGGTGGAGAACATCCAGCGCCGGGTGGACGAGGGCGAGCCCCCCGTGGTCGCCGCCCAGCGCGGCGCGCGCCAGGTGTTCTTCGCCGTGGTGGCCACCACCATCGTGCTGATCTCGGTGTTCGCGCCGCTGATGTTCCTGCCGGGCTATATCGGCAAGCTGTTCGTGGAGCTGGCCGTGGCCATCACCGCGGCGGTGGCCTTCTCGGCCCTGCTGGCGCTCAGCCTGTCGCCGATGCTGGCGTCCAAGCTGCTGCGTCCGGCCCATGGCGAGGGCTTCATCGCCCGGCGCGTGGACGCCGGCATGAACCGGCTGCGCAACTCCTACCACGCCTCCCTCGACGCCCTGCTGGGCCGCCGCGCCGCCTCCGTGGCCGCGGTCAGCCTGGTGGTGGTGCTGGCCGGCCTGGCCTTCGCCCTCTTCACCGTCCTGCCGCGCGAGCTGGTGCCCAACGAGGATCGGGGGCGGGTGGACATCAACATCCAGGGGCCGGAGGGCGCCGGCTACGACTATACCCTGCCGGCCGCCAAGCAGGTGGAGGCCCGCCTCCAGGGCCTGCTGAAGGATGGCACGATCACTCGTTACACCCTGGGTGTCCCGCGCTTCGGCCAGAACCAGTTCAACACCGGCAACGCCAACGCCGCCCTGCCGGACGACGCCGCGCACAAGATAAGCTCCCAGGAGCTGGCGGCCCAGCTCAACAAGGACTTCTCCAAGATCACCGCCATCCGCGCCATCGCCTCGGTCCGCCCGAGCCTGCAGCGCGGCGGCGGTGGCCCCGGCGGCGGCGGTGGTAACGTCGACCTGATCGTCGTGGGCAACGAGTATCCTGAGATCGAGCGTCTGATCCGGCCGCTGATGACCGCCGTCCAGGCCAATCCCGGGATGGCCCGCCCGCGCCTCGATTACGAGCCGACCTCGCCGCGCCTGCTGGTGGACCTCGACCGCGACAAGGCCGCCACCCTCGGCGTCTCGGCCAAGTCGGTAGGCCGGGCCCTGGAGACCATGTTCGGCTCGCGTAAGGTTACGACCTACATCCGCGACGGCCAGGAATACGACGTCATCCTGCAGACCGACCGCGCCAACCGCCAGAACGAGAACGACCTGGCCAACCTCTATGTGCGCACCGGCTCGGGGGCGACGGTTCCGCTGTCCTCTGTGGTCAGCACCCATGTGCGCGGCGACACCCCCGACCGCGCGCGGGTCGACCGGCTGCGCGCCATCACGCTGAGCGTCCAGCTCAACCCCGGCTACACGGTGGGCGAGGCCGTGACGTTCCTCCAGGCCGAGGTCGCCAAGCACCCCGGCACCACGGTGAAGTGGGGCGGTACGGCGCGGGATTATCTTGAGGCGGGCGGCGCCGTGGGCCTGGCCTTCGGCATGGCTCTGCTGTTGGTCTTCCTGGTCCTGGCCGCTCAGTTCGAGAGCTGGATCCACCCGGCGGTCATCATGCTGACCGTGCCGGTCGCCGTGCTGGGGGGTCTGTTCGGCCTGCTCGTCGCGGGCTCCACCATCAACACCTACAGTCAGATCGGGCTGATAATTCTCGTGGGCATCGCCGCCAAGAACGGCATCCTGATCGTCGAGTTCGCCAATCAGCTGCGGGACGACGGCCTGTCGATCCGCGAGGCGGTGATCGAGAGCGCCTCGCTGCGCCTGCGGCCCATCATCATGACCTCGATCTCGGCAGCAGCCGGGGCCGTGCCGCTGATCGTCTGGGGCGGGGCGGGCGGCGAGAGCCGCAAGACCATCGGGGTGGTGATCTTCTTCGGGGCCATCTTCACGACCCTGCTGACCCTGTTCATCGTGCCGGTGTTCTACAACATGCTGGCCCGCTTCACGAAGTCGCCGCTCGCCACCGCGCGCCGCATCGAGGCCTTCGAGGAAGCCGAACAGACCCGCGCCGCCA